One segment of Treponema pectinovorum DNA contains the following:
- the coaD gene encoding pantetheine-phosphate adenylyltransferase, which produces MNIAVFPGSFDPPTYGHLNVIERASKLFDKIDVVVSENPVKNHLFTADERMMMLKTLVEPYNNVEVHKWDKLIVEYAQNVGAKVLIRGIRNASDFSYEFDLSLMNHNLNSNIETLFMPTETRYVIVKSSSIKELAQFGGDISGMVPPIVCEAVLKRYGR; this is translated from the coding sequence ATGAATATTGCAGTTTTTCCAGGCAGTTTTGATCCTCCAACTTATGGCCATTTAAATGTTATAGAAAGAGCAAGTAAGCTTTTTGATAAGATTGACGTTGTCGTCTCTGAAAATCCAGTAAAAAATCATCTTTTTACGGCAGATGAGAGAATGATGATGTTAAAGACCTTGGTTGAACCTTACAATAATGTAGAAGTTCACAAATGGGATAAATTGATTGTAGAATATGCACAGAATGTGGGAGCAAAAGTTTTAATACGAGGAATAAGAAATGCAAGTGACTTTTCTTATGAGTTTGACCTTTCGCTTATGAATCATAATCTAAATTCAAATATAGAAACTTTATTCATGCCAACAGAGACTCGCTATGTAATAGTCAAGTCAAGTTCGATAAAAGAACTTGCACAGTTTGGAGGAGACATAAGCGGAATGGTTCCGCCGATAGTTTGCGAAGCGGTCTTAAAAAGATATGGCAGATAA
- the acpP gene encoding acyl carrier protein: MDELFNKIQKLIAEKLEIDESKITMDSSFRGDLGADSLDTYELVYAIEEELGVSIPDEKANEFETVRDAYNFIKAEKESK, from the coding sequence ATGGACGAATTGTTCAACAAAATCCAAAAGCTTATTGCTGAAAAATTGGAAATCGATGAAAGCAAAATTACGATGGATTCTTCTTTCCGCGGAGATCTCGGCGCTGATAGCCTTGATACTTATGAGCTTGTTTATGCAATCGAAGAAGAACTTGGCGTAAGCATTCCTGATGAAAAGGCTAATGAATTTGAAACAGTTCGTGATGCATATAATTTCATCAAAGCAGAAAAAGAATCTAAATAG
- the rpmF gene encoding 50S ribosomal protein L32, with translation MAVPRAKTSKARTRRRRSVNMHLVAPQLVECANCGNLVLQHHVCPKCGFYRGRQVITPEAK, from the coding sequence ATGGCAGTACCTAGAGCGAAAACTTCAAAAGCACGTACACGCAGACGTCGTAGTGTTAATATGCATCTCGTAGCACCGCAGCTTGTTGAGTGTGCAAATTGCGGCAATCTTGTTTTGCAGCATCATGTATGCCCAAAATGCGGATTCTACCGTGGACGTCAGGTGATTACACCAGAAGCTAAGTAA